CGGCTGGGAGTCCTCCGTTGCCGTCCACAACGCCCGTAACTCATCATCCGTCAGGATACGTGTCCGCGCCCTCTCCCGCGGGCGGACCCGTGCCATGCCGCGGACAATGGGTGATATGAACTTGTCGTCACGGGTGGCATGCCAGTTGAAGAGTCGCCGGATCTGGGCAAGAACCCGGTCGGCCATTACCGGGCCATTCTTGTCCTCGATGCCGTCGAGCAGACGGGCGATATCGGCACGGGAGATATCCCCGACGGGGCGGCTCTTCCAGGCCGGGATGACGTAGCGGTTGAAGATGCGTTCCGTTTCCTTCCAGGAACGGTTCTGCTTCATCGCGACCCGCCTGACGTAGTCGGCGGCCAACCGGTCGAAGGAAGTGAGTTTTTCATTCTGTTTCTTCTTCGTTGCTGCCAGCGGGTCATTGCCGGCGGCAATTTCGCCAAGAATGCGGAAGGCCTCCCGGCGCGCGATTTCCGGCGTCAGGGGGCCGTGCTTGCCGATGGTGATCCACTTCTGGCGATCGCCAACTCGGCTTTTGACGAAATAAGTTTTGGCTCCAGCTCGGGCACGCACCCCAAAGCCCGGTAGAGTGGCGTCCCAGAGGGTTGATCCGGGCTGCAGCTGATCGACGCGCGTCTTGGTGATTGTCGTACGGTTGTGCATGTGTGCTCTCCTAGACCTTCTGATGCTTCCATCGGGCTACCACCGGGCTACCACCAGAGAGAAAAACGTGGCGTAGGCTGGCGAAAGGAGATGTAAGCAATCTGTTGAAATGCGCTACTGAAATCAGTAGGTTGTCGCGCGCCAGCGAAAGACATCGAAAGCAAGCGAAAACCGTCCGACTTAACTTTTAATCAGAGGGTCGCTGGTTCGATCCCAGCCGGGCTCACCAAATAAATAAATGAGTTAGGCCGTTTCACCAAAACACCCCCCAAGCTTTTGGTAACGGTATTGGTAACAAAATACAGGTTAGCGCAAAGAAAAGCCCCACCAAACGGGGCGGGGCTGTGCCCGCGTTTGTCGAGAATCTCCCCCCCCCTGGTTTCGGGCCACCTGAAGGCGGTAACGCCTGCCGACGAGTGACTGAAACCCCAGCAACACCGCCACGCTTCACCCGTAGGGCGTGCCAATCTCGACGTTAAGTTTTTTACGGGGGTAAATTTGCGTTCATAGGAGAACACCATGAACACACAAGTTTACAGCCTGATATTGCCAGAGCGGATTCCGCTGCTTCGGGTTTCCGTGATCGTCCTTAGTGTCATCGGCTTTATCGTTTTCGGTCACTACATGGCCGACTGGTCTAAGCATAAGGGCGATGGCCCCCAGTGCCTCAGGGCTGGCAGTACGCAATTCGTGGTAACGCCCGTTACTCCAGCGGTAATGACGCTTTGCAGGGGCGACGAAAACAGGGCTGGGGAATACCGGTTTCGATCATGAAAGAAAAAACCCGCTGATAGGGCGTGACCCGCGCACCGACTTGTCCTCGTTCATAGGCAGAATCCGTTCTGGTTACGGCTTTCTTTGGGAGCTTAGTAACGAAACTTACCCGAGATGCCTGGTTGGTAAAGGATATGCCGGAATCCTTTACTAACGAAAAATGTTGGTAATCGGTGTCTCGCCGCCGCCGACGGAACGGGGCGTCAAGGTGCGGGTGCGACCATTTCCAAACCGACCCTGAGCGCCTTGGCCAAGGCGCGGAGCGTTTCGAGCGATCCGACGCGCCGGCCGGTTTCGATTTGCGAAAGATAGACCGTGCCGATCCCGGCGGCCTTCGCCAGCGTCGCCTGGGTCATGCCGCGATGTTCGCGGAACGCCTTGATCGGGTTGGCGCCGTCGAGAATGGCGTTGACCACTTCGGCCGGGAAAGCCTCGGCCTTGCGCGCCATGGCGGCGTCGTACAAGGCCTCGTCGGATACGCCCTCGGCGAACGGGCGCACGCGCTCCCACACGCTCCAGGGAATCACCGCGTAGGCGGGCTTGCCGTTGTCGCCGGTGATGATCTGCGGTTTGACCATGACGTTCTCCTAATCGTAGGCCCCGCTAATCGTAGGCCCGCTAATCATAGGCTTTGCCGCGCGGGGCTATGGCCAACACGTGAACGACCAGCACGTCGCGGCGCAGACCGTAGATCACGCGCCAATCCCCGACGCGAAGCCTGTAGCCGGGGCGTCCCTTGAGCGCCTTGACGTTGTTGTTCGGCGCGAAGGGGTCGATGGCCAGGCGCTCGATCTTGGTCCGGATGGTTCGGGCCGGTCAAGAAACGCCGCCGTTCCCGTGCCCGCCGGGCGGATTTGCAAATCCGCCCCTCGCCGGCGCGATCCCGGCCGGGCGCGCCAATGTTTACATCCCCCGTGGATTGTGGATATAAGGCCGGGTCGTTTCGGCCCGATCGCGCCACTCCATCCGACGGCCATCCACAAACGCTTAAGGATCACCGATGAGCGTCGACAGCAAGCTCGCCGAAGTCCGCGCCGAGATCGAATCGCTCCAGGGCGAGATCGAGAAAGTCGGCCGGGTGGCGCAGGAAATCGACGCCATCGCCAAGCAGACCAATCTTCTGGCCCTGAATGCCACCATCGAGGCGGCCCGCGCCGGTTCGGCCGGCAAGGGCTTCGCCGTGGTCGCGGGCGAGGTCAAGAACCTCTCCGCCCAGACCGCGCGCGCGACCAAGGAAGTGTCCGAGGTCGTCAGCACCCTGATGAACCGGGTCGACAGGCTGGCGATGCTCATCGACTGACGGCGCGACGGGCGCCGAATCGGCCGTACGGTTTTTCTTCGAACTTTTTTCCGAATGCGCGCGTCGATTTTCGCCGCGATTTGTGATGGCCGTCACTGAGCGGGCGGGCCCCTCGTGCCATGCTGGGCACGCTCGTCAAATACCCGTTGCTGATAGGGATATGTGAGATGCCCACATTCGAAGTCGCCGTTTACAACCAAGCCGTCCGCGACAAGGTCAAGGCGGGCGAACGCCACCGCGAGCTCAACGACGATTGGGCCGACATCCATTATGTCGAGATCGAAGCCGATAACGTCTCCGCCGCCCGGCGCAAGGCGGAGGGAAAATATCCCCGCAGCCGCGGCTTCGTGATCGAGGACGTCTCCGCCCATCGGTTCTAAGGTTCGCGCGACGCGCGTCACCCTTTTTCCGCCTCGCGCAATTCCTTGCGCTTGATCTTGCCGGTCGCGGTCAGCGGCAGCGATTGGCGAAACTCGATCAGGCGCGGGTATTCGTGCGGGGAGAGGCGCGTTTTGACGAACGCGCGAATGTCCTCTTCCAGCGCCGGGCCGGGGGCGTGGCCGGGCTTCAGCACGATGAAGGCCTTGACCGCCTCGGTGCGGACCGGGTCGGGCACGCCGACGGCGGCGGCCAGCGCCACCGCCGGATGGCGGATCAGGCAGTCCTCGATCTCGCCCGGGCCGATGCGGTAGCCGGCCGAGGTGATGACGTCGTCGTCGCGCCCGAGGAACCAGAGATAGCCGTCGTCGTCGCGGTGGCCTTCGTCGCCGGTCAGCAGCCAGTCGCCGACGAATTTATTTGCCGTGGCCTCGGGATTTTTCCAATAGCCGAGGAACATGACCGGGTCCGGCCGTCGCACGGCGATCTTGCCGACCGTGCCCGGCGCGACCTCGCGCCCCCGGGCGTCGACCACCGCGACCTCGTGCCCGGGCACGGCGACGCCCATGGAGCCCGGCTTGACCGGCATCAGCGCCGCGCAGTTGGCGACCACCAGATTGCATTCGGTCTGGCCGTAGAACTCGTTGATGGTGACGCCGAACGCCGCGCGCCCCCAGTCGAGCAGCTCGGCGCCCATCGGCTCGCCGGCGCAGGCGAGGGTCCTGAGGCCCGGGCGGAAACGCTCGCGGATGTTCGCGACCTGGCGCATCAGGCGGAGCGCCGTCGGCGGCATGAAGGTGTTGCGCACGCCGTGGCGGGCCATCAGATCGACCGCCCGATCCGGGTCGTACTTGCGCGCGCGCGAGGCGAGCACCGGCACGCCGTGATGCCACGATCCCATCAGCACGTTCATCAGCCCGCCGATCCAGGCCCAATCGGCCGGCGTCCACATCAGGTCGTTCGCCTGCGGGAAAAATTCGTGCGGAAATTCGATCCCGGGCAGGTGGCCGAGCAGCGTGCGGTGCGCGTGCAGCGCGCCCTTCGGGTTGCCGGTGGTGCCCGAGGTGTAGACGATGAGCGCCGGGTCTTCGGCGGCGGTCTTGAGCGGCGCGAAATCGGGCGACGCCTTGGCCAGTTCCGCGTGCAGGTCGCGCTGGCCGGGGGTCGCGCCATCGGCGCCCGCGCCGACGGTCAATATGGCCTGCAACTCGGGCAGGCGGTCGCGGATGGCGGCGATCTTGGCGAGCCCGGCGGCGTCAGTCACCACCGCGCGCGCGCCGCTGTCCTTGAGGCGGTATTCGAGCGCGTCCTCGCCGAACAGCACGAACATGGGGATCGAGATCAATCCCG
The DNA window shown above is from Rhodospirillales bacterium and carries:
- a CDS encoding site-specific integrase; protein product: MHNRTTITKTRVDQLQPGSTLWDATLPGFGVRARAGAKTYFVKSRVGDRQKWITIGKHGPLTPEIARREAFRILGEIAAGNDPLAATKKKQNEKLTSFDRLAADYVRRVAMKQNRSWKETERIFNRYVIPAWKSRPVGDISRADIARLLDGIEDKNGPVMADRVLAQIRRLFNWHATRDDKFISPIVRGMARVRPRERARTRILTDDELRALWTATEDSQPMLFGPLVRLLLLTAQRRDEVANASWSEIEGTKWTIPAERYKSKRANTVPLSPAAETILKTLPKDGSYCFTTDGKSPFSGFSKAKADLDRNMILIMRETATGRGVSPDDVKLEPWVLHDLRRTARSLMSRAGVRSDVAERVLGHAINGVAGVYDRHDYGHEKAEALRKLSKLVESIIRSHETKPQLRVVA
- a CDS encoding helix-turn-helix transcriptional regulator; this translates as MVKPQIITGDNGKPAYAVIPWSVWERVRPFAEGVSDEALYDAAMARKAEAFPAEVVNAILDGANPIKAFREHRGMTQATLAKAAGIGTVYLSQIETGRRVGSLETLRALAKALRVGLEMVAPAP
- a CDS encoding toxin; protein product: MRTKIERLAIDPFAPNNNVKALKGRPGYRLRVGDWRVIYGLRRDVLVVHVLAIAPRGKAYD
- a CDS encoding chemotaxis protein — encoded protein: MSVDSKLAEVRAEIESLQGEIEKVGRVAQEIDAIAKQTNLLALNATIEAARAGSAGKGFAVVAGEVKNLSAQTARATKEVSEVVSTLMNRVDRLAMLID
- a CDS encoding AMP-binding protein → MLTKAATYADVRRALRWDIPERFNMGVDVCDKWADADPDRLALIVEDESGRVARHTFGEVRALSNRMANLYLALGLGRGDRVGILLSQSLETPVAHVGAWKAGLISIPMFVLFGEDALEYRLKDSGARAVVTDAAGLAKIAAIRDRLPELQAILTVGAGADGATPGQRDLHAELAKASPDFAPLKTAAEDPALIVYTSGTTGNPKGALHAHRTLLGHLPGIEFPHEFFPQANDLMWTPADWAWIGGLMNVLMGSWHHGVPVLASRARKYDPDRAVDLMARHGVRNTFMPPTALRLMRQVANIRERFRPGLRTLACAGEPMGAELLDWGRAAFGVTINEFYGQTECNLVVANCAALMPVKPGSMGVAVPGHEVAVVDARGREVAPGTVGKIAVRRPDPVMFLGYWKNPEATANKFVGDWLLTGDEGHRDDDGYLWFLGRDDDVITSAGYRIGPGEIEDCLIRHPAVALAAAVGVPDPVRTEAVKAFIVLKPGHAPGPALEEDIRAFVKTRLSPHEYPRLIEFRQSLPLTATGKIKRKELREAEKG